In Chlorogloeopsis sp. ULAP01, the following are encoded in one genomic region:
- a CDS encoding cytochrome b/b6 domain-containing protein has product MTSTLPSKRRKLPTQAIGAKIFHWLNIISLFIMLTSGLQIYNANPVFGGRSGLHIPPLFTLGGWLAGGRHWHFAAMWLFSLNLVWYGLYILITRRWRHRFVGGNDIKALQKSQNPKRLIYAWHRIAYTSIIPILLLALFTGIGMYKPAQFPWIVDLFGGWQGLRIVHFSSVPLFIIFVMVHWWLGSKAGGSELTDSMFW; this is encoded by the coding sequence ATGACTTCAACTCTTCCCTCTAAACGTCGGAAGTTACCAACCCAAGCCATAGGAGCTAAAATTTTTCACTGGCTTAATATTATTAGCCTATTTATAATGCTCACCAGTGGACTACAAATTTATAATGCCAATCCTGTGTTTGGTGGCAGATCGGGTTTGCACATTCCCCCTTTATTTACCTTGGGTGGTTGGTTGGCAGGAGGTAGGCACTGGCATTTTGCAGCGATGTGGCTATTCTCGCTCAATCTTGTCTGGTATGGTTTGTACATTTTAATTACCCGTCGCTGGCGACATCGGTTTGTGGGTGGCAATGATATCAAGGCATTACAAAAAAGCCAAAATCCGAAACGGCTGATTTATGCTTGGCATCGTATAGCCTATACAAGCATTATTCCAATCTTACTACTGGCATTATTTACAGGGATTGGAATGTATAAGCCAGCCCAATTTCCCTGGATAGTGGATCTGTTTGGCGGTTGGCAGGGGCTGCGAATTGTTCACTTTTCTTCAGTACCGTTATTTATTATCTTTGTTATGGTTCATTGGTGGTTGGGAAGTAAAGCTGGTGGTTCCGAACTTACAGATTCGATGTTTTGGTAA
- a CDS encoding L-lactate dehydrogenase codes for MFFENLFTTSSEGESTSPIIRRPRKGVIVGAGQVGMACAYSMLIQNIFDEMIIVDVNQYKLEGEVMDLLHGLPFVEPTQVRAGILADGEDADIVIITAGAKQKPGETRLDLVNRNVEVFKGLIPEVVRCCPKAILLIVTNPVDIMTYVSLKLSGLPSSSVIGSGTVLDTARFRYLLAQKLELDPRSLHAYVIGEHGDSEVPVWSKVNIAGMNLLDAEAQGKDINPLLQDIFAQVKNAAYEIIQRKGATSYAIGLGIAQIVQAILRNQNRVLTVSTLIQNIHEIQNVCLSLPCVVNRQGVTRVLNLSLNQAELERLQHSSQILQQTIEKLNL; via the coding sequence ATGTTTTTTGAAAACTTATTTACAACTTCATCTGAGGGGGAATCCACTTCACCCATTATTCGCCGCCCCCGCAAAGGCGTGATTGTAGGTGCTGGGCAAGTGGGAATGGCTTGTGCTTACTCGATGCTGATCCAAAATATCTTCGATGAAATGATTATAGTCGATGTGAATCAGTACAAGCTAGAAGGGGAAGTGATGGACTTACTGCACGGACTACCCTTCGTAGAACCAACACAAGTGCGTGCAGGAATTTTGGCAGATGGTGAAGATGCGGATATTGTCATTATTACTGCGGGTGCAAAGCAAAAACCAGGAGAAACCCGTTTGGATTTGGTAAACAGAAATGTAGAAGTTTTTAAGGGCTTAATCCCGGAAGTTGTCAGGTGTTGTCCAAAAGCAATTTTGTTAATTGTTACCAATCCAGTGGACATTATGACCTATGTTTCTCTCAAGCTTTCTGGATTACCTAGTTCTAGCGTGATTGGTTCGGGTACGGTGTTGGATACCGCGCGTTTCCGATATTTGCTGGCACAAAAGTTAGAGTTAGATCCCCGTAGTCTACACGCCTACGTGATCGGCGAACACGGTGACAGTGAAGTTCCTGTTTGGAGTAAGGTGAATATAGCGGGTATGAATCTTCTGGATGCGGAAGCACAAGGCAAAGATATCAATCCGCTTCTACAAGATATTTTTGCCCAGGTGAAAAATGCCGCCTATGAAATTATTCAACGTAAAGGAGCTACATCCTATGCGATCGGCTTGGGTATAGCTCAGATTGTACAAGCTATTTTACGCAATCAAAATCGAGTTTTAACTGTTAGTACCCTGATCCAGAATATTCATGAAATTCAAAATGTTTGCCTGAGCTTACCTTGCGTAGTTAATCGTCAGGGAGTTACCAGAGTTTTAAATCTCTCGCTCAATCAAGCTGAGTTAGAGCGTTTACAACACTCTAGTCAAATTTTACAACAGACAATAGAGAAACTAAATCTCTAA
- the rpsU gene encoding 30S ribosomal protein S21 produces the protein MTQVIVGENEGIESALRRFKRQVSKAGIFPDMRKNRHFETPLEKRKRKAVAKQKQRKRGFRS, from the coding sequence ATGACTCAAGTCATCGTAGGTGAGAATGAAGGGATTGAGTCAGCCTTACGTCGATTTAAGCGGCAAGTTTCTAAGGCAGGGATCTTCCCTGATATGAGGAAGAATCGTCACTTTGAGACACCCTTGGAAAAACGCAAGCGCAAAGCAGTAGCCAAGCAAAAACAGCGTAAGAGAGGTTTCCGTAGTTAA
- a CDS encoding RNA-binding protein, translating into MSIYVGNLSYEVREDDLKRVFSEYGSVKNVQVPIDRETGRMRGFAFVEMETEAEEAAAIDALDSAEWMGRSLKVNKARPKTDGGSSGGRRGGGGGYSRRY; encoded by the coding sequence ATGTCTATTTATGTCGGTAATCTATCTTATGAGGTTAGAGAAGATGACCTCAAGCGTGTTTTTTCAGAATATGGCTCTGTCAAGAACGTTCAAGTACCGATTGATCGGGAAACAGGTCGGATGAGAGGTTTTGCGTTTGTAGAAATGGAAACAGAAGCCGAAGAAGCTGCAGCCATTGATGCTCTAGATAGCGCAGAATGGATGGGTCGTAGCTTGAAAGTGAATAAAGCCAGACCTAAGACAGACGGAGGTTCGTCTGGTGGCAGACGTGGTGGTGGCGGTGGCTACTCTCGACGCTATTAA
- a CDS encoding AI-2E family transporter: MPSLNKLLQWLILTLLFPLIFLNIWLAFRVFRYFQPLVTILVLACLLAFILNYPVSLLQQRGIKRNYAIALVFISSLVVLVALGITLVPVALEQFSEMTKLFPQWIDSSEQNLQIFSDRVFGNRFNINLRQIFSQLLNQLPNEAEQIGDKLFSIVIDTIDGLSEALITVVLTIYLLIDGERIWEGLFKKLPLGFAQKIQQSLQQNFQNYLIGQVTLALLMGVSQTIMFLALNVRFGLLFGLGIGILSLIPFGDVVSLAIITLIIASHNFWLAVKILVVAVIIDQLIDQAIAPRLLGRFTGLRPIWVIVSLLVGTYLGGVLGLLIAVSVAGFIKDATDGFVTISANPSNPIESEELPEMLANESTLQ; this comes from the coding sequence ATGCCTTCTTTAAATAAACTGTTGCAATGGTTAATTTTGACGTTGTTATTTCCTTTAATCTTTCTCAATATTTGGCTAGCGTTTCGAGTCTTCCGATATTTTCAACCTCTAGTGACAATTCTTGTCTTAGCTTGTTTGCTAGCATTCATTTTAAATTATCCTGTTTCCCTTCTCCAGCAACGAGGAATTAAACGCAATTATGCTATTGCATTAGTTTTTATATCATCTTTGGTGGTTTTAGTTGCCTTGGGCATTACCTTGGTGCCTGTAGCTTTAGAACAGTTTAGTGAAATGACTAAACTATTTCCCCAGTGGATTGATTCTAGTGAGCAAAATCTCCAAATTTTTAGCGATCGCGTGTTTGGCAACAGATTTAATATTAATCTCAGACAGATATTTTCTCAATTGCTCAACCAGTTACCAAATGAAGCAGAACAAATAGGAGATAAGCTTTTTAGTATAGTTATAGATACAATTGATGGTCTTTCCGAAGCATTAATTACAGTAGTATTGACTATTTATCTTTTAATAGATGGTGAAAGAATTTGGGAAGGACTATTTAAAAAACTGCCTTTAGGTTTTGCTCAAAAAATACAGCAATCTCTTCAACAAAATTTCCAAAATTACTTGATCGGGCAAGTGACTCTGGCTTTGTTGATGGGAGTCTCACAAACTATAATGTTTCTAGCTTTGAACGTTCGATTTGGTTTACTTTTTGGTTTGGGAATTGGCATCTTGAGCTTGATTCCCTTTGGTGATGTTGTCAGCCTGGCTATCATCACTTTAATTATCGCTTCCCATAACTTTTGGTTAGCAGTCAAGATTTTAGTGGTAGCAGTAATTATCGATCAGTTAATTGACCAAGCGATCGCACCCCGGCTTTTAGGTAGATTTACAGGACTTAGACCAATTTGGGTGATAGTTTCTTTACTTGTAGGAACTTATCTGGGCGGAGTTTTGGGGTTACTCATTGCCGTATCTGTAGCTGGTTTTATTAAAGATGCAACAGATGGTTTTGTTACTATATCTGCAAATCCCAGCAATCCGATTGAGAGTGAAGAATTACCAGAGATGTTAGCCAATGAGTCTACTTTGCAATGA
- a CDS encoding molybdopterin-dependent oxidoreductase gives MVPNLQIRCFGNGSQFTRRQFLQISGLSSLSFLLGGCGAPILEDVVGKLSEPVNQKFEALIFKSQKPVPEFSKSEIQPQALIVNSFRGTPIIDPAKYRLIVDGEVNHPLSLNMVEIQSLPLTSMIIRHVCVEGWAAIVQWGGIRLRDIVALAQPQENVKYAYFQSADGYYSSWDIASAMHPQTLLAYQKNGEPLPPDNGAPLRLASAIKLGYKQSKWVTRITLVSHLLPLKGYWEDQGYEWFAGL, from the coding sequence GTGGTTCCGAACTTACAGATTCGATGTTTTGGTAATGGTTCTCAATTTACACGCCGTCAATTTTTACAAATTTCTGGATTATCTAGCCTGAGTTTTTTGCTTGGTGGCTGTGGTGCGCCCATACTAGAAGATGTTGTGGGCAAACTTTCTGAACCCGTCAATCAGAAATTTGAAGCTTTAATATTTAAATCGCAAAAGCCTGTGCCTGAGTTCAGCAAGAGTGAAATTCAACCACAGGCTTTAATCGTCAATAGCTTTAGAGGCACTCCTATTATCGATCCAGCAAAGTATCGTTTGATTGTTGACGGTGAAGTGAATCATCCCCTGAGCCTCAATATGGTAGAGATTCAATCGCTACCTTTGACATCAATGATTATTCGTCATGTATGCGTAGAAGGTTGGGCGGCGATCGTGCAATGGGGAGGTATACGTCTGCGGGATATTGTTGCCCTTGCCCAGCCGCAAGAAAATGTTAAGTATGCCTACTTTCAATCAGCCGATGGCTACTATTCGAGCTGGGATATTGCTTCAGCCATGCATCCTCAAACTTTGTTAGCTTATCAAAAAAATGGTGAACCTTTGCCACCTGATAACGGCGCGCCTTTACGTTTGGCTTCTGCGATTAAACTTGGTTACAAGCAGAGTAAATGGGTAACTCGAATTACACTAGTTAGTCATTTACTACCACTTAAAGGTTACTGGGAGGATCAAGGATACGAATGGTTTGCTGGGCTTTAA
- a CDS encoding DUF429 domain-containing protein, which translates to MKFLGIDLGWKSQPSGLCCLEWKKNQLQILEIDRKEQIADILTWIDHWVQPEESGIIAVDAPTIIPNATGSRLPDKLTHKYFGKYHAGCYPANLNLPFAERTVKFGLELESKGFDHAPTIEPQKFGRYQIEVFPHPAIVHLFGLERILKYKKGRLAERRLELIKLQDYITKTLPLLEPSLCFCKNQEFILLSSTGAALKAAEDKLDSLICAYVAAYWWYWGEKRNLVLGDRTTGYIVIPQRRGVGEGESGIKTQRR; encoded by the coding sequence ATGAAATTTTTGGGCATAGATTTAGGCTGGAAATCGCAACCAAGTGGGCTGTGTTGCTTGGAGTGGAAAAAAAATCAACTACAAATACTTGAAATTGATCGCAAAGAACAAATAGCAGACATTCTGACTTGGATTGATCATTGGGTACAGCCAGAAGAAAGTGGCATTATTGCTGTAGACGCACCTACTATCATCCCTAACGCAACCGGCAGTCGCCTACCCGACAAACTCACTCATAAGTATTTTGGGAAATATCATGCAGGATGCTACCCAGCCAATCTCAACTTACCTTTTGCAGAACGCACGGTTAAATTTGGCTTAGAACTAGAATCTAAGGGTTTTGATCACGCACCTACCATCGAACCACAAAAATTTGGCAGATATCAAATTGAAGTTTTTCCCCACCCAGCAATAGTGCATCTATTTGGCTTAGAACGAATTCTTAAATACAAAAAAGGACGCCTCGCCGAGCGCCGTTTAGAACTTATAAAACTCCAAGATTACATTACAAAAACTCTACCCTTGCTAGAACCAAGCCTATGCTTTTGTAAAAACCAAGAATTTATTCTTTTATCTTCTACTGGTGCGGCACTCAAAGCTGCTGAAGATAAACTCGATAGCCTAATTTGCGCTTATGTCGCTGCCTACTGGTGGTACTGGGGTGAAAAACGTAACCTGGTGCTAGGCGATCGCACCACAGGCTACATTGTCATCCCGCAGAGAAGAGGAGTGGGGGAGGGGGAGAGTGGGATAAAGACGCAAAGAAGGTGA